Proteins encoded together in one Prunus dulcis chromosome 3, ALMONDv2, whole genome shotgun sequence window:
- the LOC117622696 gene encoding cytochrome P450 97B2, chloroplastic has translation MSFLLHFSVVYGCVANIPITKIFPAEPTPLKTQELSAAYCLLMAMAGYSLLHPSPPALINVNFQRSEFGHFHSSTTTHLLNSKSTTHLIRCQSTSTDEPKTRRKLLDNASNLLTNFLSGGSLGSMPIAEGAVSDLFARPLFFALYDLFLEHGSVYKLAFGPKAFVVVSDPIVARHILRENAFSYDKGVLADILEPIMGKGLIPADLGTWKQRRRVIAPGFHSLYLEAMVKTFRNCSERTILKFEKLLEREKLHDEKTIELDLEAEFSSLALDIIGLGVFNYDFGSVTKESPVIKAVYGTLCEAEHRSTFYIPYWKFPLARWIVPRQRKFHGDLKVINDCLDGLIRNAKDTRQETDVEKLQQRDYLNLKDASLLRFLVDMRGADVDDRQLRDDLMTMLIAGHETTAAVLTWAVFFLAQNPSKMKKAQAEIDSVLGQDGPNLESIKKLEYVRLIVVESLRLFPQPPLLIRRSLKSDTLPGGYNGEKDGYVIPAGTDIFLSVYNLHRSPYFWDSPIEFEPERFLVPKKSEVEGWAGFDPSRIPGALYPSEITADFAFLPFGGGPRKCIGDQFALMESTVALAMLLQKFTVELKGSPESVEQVTGATIHTKNGLWCKLRKRSDVH, from the exons ATGTCATTCTTACTACATTTTAGTGTTGTGTATGGCTGTGTTGCAAATATCCCAATTACTAAAATATTCCCAGCTGAACCCACACCGCTCAAAACTCAAGAACTGTCTGCTGCTTATTGCCTACTAATGGCTATGGCTGGTTATTCTCTGTTGCATCCCTCTCCCCCAGCTCTTATTAATGTCAACTTTCAGAGAAGTGAATTTGGTCATTTCCACTCTTCAACCACCACTCATCTTCTCAATTCCAAGTCCACCACTCATCTTATCAg GTGCCAATCAACTAGTACTGATGaaccaaaaacaagaagaaagttACTGGACAATGCAAGCAACCTCCTTACCAATTTTTTGAGTGGGGGAAGCCTTGGATCTATGCCCATAGCTGAAGGTGCAGTCTCGGATTTGTTTGCTCGGCCTCTCTTCTTTGCATTGTATGATTTGTTCTTAGAG CATGGCTCCGTGTATAAACTTGCGTTTGGACCAAAagcttttgttgttgtatcAGATCCTATTGTTGCAAGGCATATTCTTCGAGAGAATGCATTTAGTTATGACAAG GGAGTTCTGGCTGATATTCTAGAACCAATAATGGGCAAAGGACTTATACCAGCTGATCTTGGCACTTGGAAGCAGAGGAGAAGAG TTATTGCTCCTGGGTTCCATTCCTTGTACTTGGAAGCAATGGTCAAAACATTTAGAAATTGTTCGGAGAgaacaatattaaaatttgagaagcttctagaaagagagaaattgCATGATGAGAAGACAATTGAGTTGGATCTTGAAGCAGAGTTTTCGAGTTTGGCTCTTGATATTATTGGACTTGGTGTCTTCAACTATGACTTCGGTTCTGTTACCAAAGAATCTCCTGTAATCAAG GCAGTTTATGGCACACTTTGTGAAGCTGAACATAGGTCCACCTTTTATATCCCATATTGGAAATTTCCCCTGGCAAGGTGGATAGTCCCCAGGCAACGGAAGTTCCATGGCGATTTGAAGGTTATAAATGATTGTCTTGATGGACTTATCAGAAATGCAAAAGACACCAGACAG GAAACGGATGTTGAGAAACTGCAACAAAGGGACTACTTAAATCTGAAG GATGCAAGCCTACTGCGTTTCTTAGTTGACATGCGTGGAGCTGATGTTGATGATCGTCAG CTTAGGGATGACTTGATGACAATGCTTATTGCTGGCCATGAAACAACAGCTGCTGTCCTTACTTGGGCTGTTTTCTTCCTTGCACAA AACCCATCCAAGATGAAGAAAGCACAAGCAGAGATTGATTCGGTACTTGGACAGGACGGACCAAATCTTGaatcaattaaaaaactgGA gtACGTAAGACTTATTGTAGTAGAGTCTCTTCGTTTATTTCCCCAACCCCCCTTGCTTATTAGACGTTCTCTCAAGTCAGATACACTACCAG GAGGGTACAACGGTGAAAAAGATGGTTATGTGATTCCTGCGGGGACTGATATCTTCCTTTCT GTATACAATCTCCATAGATCTCCATATTTTTGGGATAGTCCTATTGAATTTGAACCAGAGAGGTTTTTAGTTCCAAAGAAGAGTGAGGTTGAAGGATGGGCTGGTTTCGACCCTTCTCGAATTCCCGGTGCATTGTACCCGAGCGAG ATTACAGCAGATTTTGCCTTCTTGCCTTTTGGCGGAGGGCCAAGAAAATGCATAGGAGACCAATTTGCTCTCATGGAGTCAACTGTAGCATTGGCTATGCTGTTGCAGAAGTTCACTGTAGAGCTAAAAGGGTCTCCAGAATCCGTGGAACAAGTTACAGGGGCAACAATCCATACAAAGAATGGATTGTGGTGCAAATTAAGGAAGAGGTCCGATGTACACTGA
- the LOC117622261 gene encoding VQ motif-containing protein 22, with protein MAMSGTGTMSNNPNEWLQFYNQLSSSQAQVSHGHISSGINTSTFFGHDQVSEATVVTTTPSAVATTSAVGSANPGSSTNSLSPDQGRVSKPARKRSRASRRTPTTLLNTDTTNFRAMVQQFTGGPNTASFPSGGSSFSFGLAPPRPQGFMVSPGYHPLQPQQHQQHHQYQQQQQRQNQQYLVGAGVGDGFLQRLSSSSSRGGPTTNMGFGGPSDHVVDHHEFLREGMSSSQVPSAARPGANAANENRSGSFMF; from the coding sequence ATGGCCATGAGTGGTACTGGAACCATGTCCAATAACCCTAATGAATGGCTCCAATTCTACAACCAACTGTCTTCTTCTCAAGCTCAGGTGTCCCATGGCCACATTTCTTCAGGTATTAATACTTCAACTTTTTTTGGTCATGACCAAGTCTCTGAAGCCACTGTGGTCACCACAACTCCATCCGCTGTCGCCACAACAAGTGCTGTTGGCTCCGCCAATCCGGGCTCCAGCACCAACAGTTTGAGCCCGGATCAAGGGCGGGTTTCAAAACCCGCCCGAAAGAGATCTAGAGCCTCGAGACGGACCCCCACCACGCTGCTCAACACGGACACTACGAATTTCCGTGCCATGGTGCAGCAGTTCACCGGGGGCCCTAACACGGCGTCGTTTCCCTCCGGTGGGTCCAGTTTTAGTTTCGGGCTGGCCCCGCCTAGGCCACAGGGCTTTATGGTGTCTCCGGGGTATCATCCTCTACAGCCTCAGCAGCACCAGCAACATCATCAGTaccagcaacaacaacaacgtCAGAACCAGCAATACTTGGTTGGTGCAGGAGTTGGGGATGGGTTTCTCCAGCGATTGagctcatcatcatcaagagGAGGACCCACAACAAACATGGGATTTGGGGGTCCGTCTGATCATGTTGTTGATCATCATGAGTTTTTGAGGGAGGGTATGTCGTCGTCCCAAGTGCCGTCTGCAGCTAGGCCCGGCGCTAACGCTGCCAATGAGAACAGGAGTGGCAGTTTCATGTTTTGA